A region of Gemmatimonadales bacterium DNA encodes the following proteins:
- a CDS encoding sulfate/molybdate ABC transporter ATP-binding protein: MSPEPAASANGSTPPAAIRVDGVTKRFGAFVALRDVRLDVPAGALVALLGPSGSGKTTLLRVIAGLEAADQGRILFHGEDATARHPRERRVGFVFQHYALFRHMSVFENVAFGLRVQPRRVRPPDREIRARVDELLDLVQLGPLGARYPHQLSGGQRQRVGLARALAVRPKVLLLDEPFGALDARVRKQLRRWLRRLHDEIQITSLFVTHDQDEALEVADRVVVMHEGRVEQIGTPEEVYDRPASPFVYSFLGSVNLFHGRLENGHLQLGAVAHEAPEYAGAEDAAAVAFVRTHEVDIDLAPNGGTFEATVSFARALGASVRVELESPIHGEIEAEVSRARYEELRLRRGDRVFVKPRQVRVFVPERGPAPAVSADPEWVL; this comes from the coding sequence ATGTCGCCTGAACCTGCCGCGAGCGCAAACGGCTCGACGCCACCAGCCGCGATCCGGGTGGACGGCGTCACCAAGCGCTTCGGCGCGTTCGTGGCGCTGCGCGACGTGCGGCTCGACGTGCCGGCCGGCGCGCTGGTGGCGCTGCTCGGGCCATCCGGCTCGGGCAAGACGACGCTGCTTCGCGTCATCGCCGGGCTCGAGGCCGCCGACCAGGGGCGCATTCTCTTCCACGGCGAGGACGCCACCGCGCGCCACCCGCGCGAGCGGCGGGTCGGGTTCGTCTTTCAGCACTACGCGCTCTTCCGCCACATGAGCGTGTTCGAGAACGTGGCGTTCGGCCTCCGGGTGCAGCCGAGGCGGGTGCGGCCGCCGGACCGCGAGATCCGTGCGCGGGTCGATGAGCTGCTCGATCTCGTGCAGCTCGGCCCTCTCGGCGCCCGGTATCCTCACCAGCTCTCGGGCGGCCAGCGGCAGCGGGTGGGCCTGGCGCGCGCCCTCGCCGTCCGACCCAAGGTGCTGCTGCTCGACGAGCCGTTCGGCGCGCTCGACGCGCGGGTGCGGAAGCAACTTCGGCGCTGGCTCCGCCGGCTGCACGACGAGATCCAGATCACCAGCCTCTTCGTCACCCACGACCAGGACGAGGCGCTCGAAGTGGCGGACCGGGTGGTGGTGATGCACGAGGGCCGGGTCGAGCAGATCGGCACGCCGGAGGAAGTGTACGACCGCCCCGCCTCGCCCTTCGTCTACAGCTTCCTCGGCAGCGTGAACCTCTTCCACGGACGCCTGGAGAACGGGCACCTCCAACTCGGCGCCGTGGCGCACGAGGCGCCGGAGTACGCGGGCGCGGAAGACGCGGCGGCGGTGGCGTTCGTGCGGACCCACGAGGTGGACATCGATCTCGCGCCGAACGGCGGCACGTTCGAGGCGACGGTGAGCTTTGCGCGCGCGCTTGGCGCGTCGGTGCGGGTGGAGCTGGAGAGCCCGATTCACGGCGAGATCGAGGCCGAGGTGTCCCGCGCGCGGTACGAGGAGCTGCGGCTGCGCCGCGGGGACCGCGTGTTCGTGAAGCCGAGACAGGTACGCGTCTTCGTGCCGGAGCGGGGGCCCGCGCCCGCGGTATCGGCCGATCCGGAGTGGGTGCTATGA
- the cysG gene encoding siroheme synthase CysG, whose translation MHYYPVLLDLRDRPCVVVGGGTVAEGKIPALVAAGARVTVVAPALTPGLAAQHRAGRFAHAARGYANGDLAGACLAIGATDDAAVNHAVHAEATRRGILVNVVDDPPYCGFILPSILRRGELVIAVSTSGNAPALAVRLRERLERELGPELARFLELAGSIRAPLAARYPDFQTRRRLWYRLVDSDVLALLRAGDDAGARRRIAGIMGVEPEGAGPSAVTRTLTPADPRAAIARPLGTVHLVGAGPGDPRLITARGLELLRRADVVVYDRLVSAELLEEAPADADLIYVGKAPGGHCMPQDGINALLISAARRGRAVVRLKGGDPFVFGRGADEALACAEAGVPWEVVPGVSSALGATASAAIPVTARGTASAFAVVTAHRAGDADDELDWKALARIETLVILMGVERLEEVVAQLAGAGRALDTPVAIVENGTLPGERVTTGTLGDIARRARAADVRPPAVIVVGDVVRLRALLHGAGAIAGPSLDSLTHESVAAHVA comes from the coding sequence ATGCATTACTACCCGGTGTTGCTCGACCTGCGCGATCGCCCTTGCGTGGTGGTGGGCGGCGGCACGGTGGCCGAGGGGAAGATCCCGGCGCTCGTGGCCGCCGGAGCGCGGGTGACTGTGGTGGCGCCGGCGCTCACGCCGGGGCTCGCCGCGCAGCACCGGGCCGGGCGGTTCGCGCATGCGGCGCGCGGGTACGCCAACGGCGATCTCGCGGGCGCGTGCCTCGCCATCGGCGCCACCGACGACGCGGCGGTGAATCACGCCGTGCACGCCGAGGCGACGCGGCGCGGCATTCTGGTGAACGTGGTGGACGATCCGCCATACTGCGGCTTCATCCTGCCGTCGATTCTCCGGCGCGGCGAGCTGGTGATCGCGGTGTCCACCTCGGGAAATGCGCCCGCGCTCGCGGTGCGGCTTCGCGAGCGGCTCGAGCGCGAGCTCGGGCCCGAGCTCGCGCGGTTTCTCGAGCTGGCGGGGTCGATCCGTGCGCCGCTCGCCGCGCGCTATCCCGACTTCCAGACCCGGCGCCGTCTCTGGTACCGGCTGGTGGATTCGGACGTGCTGGCGTTGCTTCGCGCGGGCGACGACGCGGGGGCGCGCCGGCGGATCGCGGGGATCATGGGCGTCGAGCCGGAGGGCGCCGGGCCGAGCGCCGTCACGCGGACGCTCACACCCGCCGATCCGCGCGCCGCGATTGCGCGCCCGCTCGGCACGGTGCACCTGGTCGGCGCCGGCCCCGGCGACCCGCGCCTCATCACCGCGCGCGGGCTCGAGCTCCTGCGCCGGGCCGACGTCGTGGTCTACGATCGCCTCGTGAGCGCAGAGCTGCTGGAGGAAGCGCCCGCCGACGCCGACTTGATTTACGTTGGCAAGGCGCCGGGCGGACACTGCATGCCGCAGGACGGCATCAACGCATTGCTCATCTCTGCGGCGCGGCGCGGGCGCGCCGTGGTGCGGCTCAAGGGCGGCGACCCGTTCGTCTTCGGGCGCGGCGCGGACGAAGCGCTCGCGTGCGCCGAGGCCGGCGTGCCGTGGGAGGTAGTGCCCGGGGTATCGAGCGCGCTCGGCGCCACGGCCTCCGCCGCCATCCCGGTCACCGCGCGCGGCACGGCGAGCGCCTTTGCCGTCGTGACCGCGCACCGTGCCGGCGATGCCGACGACGAGTTGGACTGGAAGGCGCTCGCGCGGATCGAGACGCTGGTGATCCTGATGGGTGTCGAGCGGCTGGAGGAGGTCGTCGCGCAGCTCGCCGGCGCAGGACGCGCGCTCGATACGCCGGTCGCGATCGTCGAGAACGGCACGCTGCCCGGGGAGCGCGTGACGACCGGAACCCTCGGCGACATCGCACGGCGCGCGCGGGCGGCGGACGTGCGCCCGCCGGCCGTGATCGTGGTGGGAGACGTGGTGCGGCTGCGGGCGCTGCTGCACGGCGCCGGGGCAATCGCGGGGCCGAGCCTCGATTCCCTCACGCACGAATCGGTGGCAGCCCATGTCGCCTGA